A region of the Burkholderia pyrrocinia genome:
CTGCACGCCCTTCTGCATGTCCGTGCCGTAGTTCGACTGCGGGCCGGTCAGCGGTGCGGCGAAACCGATCTTGACGACGTCGGCGGCGATGGCGTGCGCGCCCGACAGTGCGCAGGCAGCGGCCAGCGCGACGTGCGATACCTTCAGCTTCACTTTCACTTCCCCTTGATGGCGTGGTTGGGCCGCCGCCGGCCAGCGGGCCGGCGCCGGTAAACCGGGCGAGACGTTTCGGTCGGCAGGCGGATGCGAGGGCCGTACCTGCTCGCCGCGCGCTGCCCGGCTTGTGCCGGAATCGGCGTGCGCGACGGTTGCTTGAGCGGGCCGTGCGTGCCGATTGCTGCAGCGGCGCGAAGTCGTCTCGTGACCGTGAAGCGAAGTCTAGATAGCGAAAATGCGCGCGTCTTGCGCGTACGGTGCGTGGCCGGCGACGATATCGGCATATCGTCGATAACCCTGATATATGCCGAAATCGTCACCCGGAATGCACAATCGCGCCAAGACGCTGCACGCCCGCATTTTTAGGATGGTAGATTCGGGCGCGCGGTGCCGGTGCGCCAATGCGGCAGGTCGGCATCGGTGCATGTGTGACCGCATGCGGCGGTGCAAGCGGATTCGCAGCCGGCCGTGTACGCGCGGCACAGTGGTTGCGCGCGCAACGTGTGTCGCTTGCCGATGCTGGCCGATCGGCGACGCGATGCGACGGCTGTCGCCAGCTTGTCCGCCCTTGCAATCGTCACGACGCGATTGAAGCGGCGCTCCTATAATCGACGCCATCTGCCACTCGCTTCGCGGTTGCCGGGATGACGACCTTGCTTGCCGTACCGCCCATGAGCCTGCCCGATACGTTGCGCAACCAGCCCGACAACGCCGATCTCGGCGCGATGCTCGCGCACTTCCGCCTGCTCGAACCGGTGTTCGATGCGCTGCCGGACGTCGCGTTCTTCGTGAAGGATGCGAACGGCCGCTACGCGCTCGTCAACCGCACGCTGGCGATGCGCTGCGGCTACAAGGACAAGCGCGACCTGCTCGGCAAGACGGCCGACGAAGTGTTTCCGCGCCGCTTCGGCCGCAGCTATTTCGAGCAGGACATGGCGACGATCAACGCCGGCCAGCAACTGATGGACCAGCTCGAGCTGCACCTGTATCCGGGCCGCCAGCCGGGCTGGTGCCTGACCTGCAAGGAGCCGTTGCGCGATGCCGCGGGCAAGGTGGTCGGCCTCGCGGGCATCTCGCGAGACCTGAAGGCGCACGAGGGATCGCATCCGGCCTACAGCCGGCTCGCCGACGTGGTCCAGCACATCCAGGATCACTACGTGCAGCCGCTGAACCTGAAGCAGCTTGCGCAGATGGCCGGGATGTCGGTCGCGCAGCTCGAACGCTACTTCCACAAGGTGTTCCACCTGACGCCGCGCCAGGTACTGCTGAAGACGCGGCTCGATGCGGCTACCGCGCTGCTGATCACGCACGACAAGGTGACCGACGTTGCGGCGCTATGCGGCTATACGGATCACAGCGCGTTCACGCGCCAGTTCAAGGCGACGGTCGGCGTGACGCCGACGGAATACCGGCTGATGTTGCAGGAGCGGGCGGGGTGACGCGAGACGCCGGCCGGGCCGACGCGTCGCAGGGATCGGGGCAATACGGGGAAACGGGGAAAACGGCGGCTCAGCGGTAGCCGAGCCCTTTCAGGACGGCCGTGCCGTCGTCGGTCAGCCGGAAGCTCGGGGCCGTATCGGGGTCGAGCTTGACCATCTCCACGAGGCCGGCTTCCTGCAGCGCAGGCAGTTCGGGTTTGGCGTTCGCGCCGATCGGTGCATGCAGCAGCACGAGCAGCGTCGCGATTTCATGATGACTGAGCAGGCGGCGCAGCATCGTCTTCTTTGCAGGGGGCGCGGCCTGGCGGCCCGCGGGTGCTTCTACGGCGCTCATCGCTTTCCTCCTTTTCGAGATATCCATCGGGTACTGGTTGCGGATGGTGCCGTCGAAGACTTAAGCGATTCTTAAAACCGTGGCCGGTGACGGGATGCTGCGCTGCGGTACGGGTTACCGGATGTAACGTCATACGGAGCGCGGCGCCCGGCCGGGTCGCGTGCAGCCGCGCGGGCTGGTGCGGGGCCACACGATTCACCATGATGGTGCGCGTCGGATGCGGCCCTTTGCGTCGGCCGCTGGCCGCGATGCAATTCGGCCTCGAAAAGCGCGATTCGTATCCTTCCCTTATTTCCTGCGCTGCGCCTGTGCGGCGAGCCGGACGGCCGCGTTCGTCGCGCCATAGCCGTCATATCCGCCGCGCCGCTCGACGATCTCGAGCGAGAAGCGGTTGTCGACCAGTTCCGTATACGCGTGCAGGAATTCGCCGCCGTGCTCGTCGCGGTCGTACAGCAGGTGGTGCGCGCTCAGCGTGTCGATCAGTTCGTCCGGCAACGCGTAGCGCGCGGCGAGATCGTCGTAGTAGTTCGGCGGAATGCGCAGGAACGGCACGCCGTCGGCCGCGAACGCGGCGACCGTCTTCACGATGTCGTCCGTGCGGAACGCGACGTGGTTCAGCCCGGTGCCGTGGTAGCGGTCGAGCGATTCGGCGACGGCCGTGTGACGGTCGACCGACGCGTTCAGCGCGATCCGCACCGAGCCGTCGGCGCTGCGCACCGCGCGGCTGCGCATCAGGCCGTACGGATCGGGCACGAGCCAGCTACGCTCGGCCTCGAAGCCGAACGCCGTCTTGAAGAACAGGATCCACGTGTCGAGCGCGTCGGCCGGCAGCGCGAGGCACACATGGTCGATGCCCGTCAGCGGGCCGACTTCGCTCGGGCCGTCGATGTCGGTCAGCACGAAGTCCGATTCATACAGCGTCGGCGCGTTCGGCGCTTCGTCGACGAAATACTCGAGGCTGCCGTCCGGCGCCTGCACGCTCGGCAACACGCGCTCGTTCGGGCCGACGCGGCCGGAGAACGGCGCGTAGCCGAAGCCGGCTGCGCGCTCGAATGCCACTTTCGCGTCGTCGACGCGGAACGCCGACGCGCACAGCGACAGCCCGTGCTGCTGGAAGAACGCATCGGCGAACGAGTCGCGCTCCGCGTTCAGCACGATCGACGCGGCGCCGTGCTGGAACAGCGTCACGTCCTTCGAGCGATGCCGGCCGGCGAGCCGGAAGCGCATCCTGCCGAGCCATTCGCCGACGGTCGCCGCCGCCTGCGCGTCGACCGCGAATTCGATGAACTGGAACCCGACGTGCGCGGGCGGTGCCGGCGGCGCGAAGAGCGGCTGGCCGGCGGCCGGCGCACGGCCGTCCTGCGCGAGCCGCGTGCGCGTCAGTTCCTCCAGATAGAGCAGCGAGCGATGGCCGTCGGCGGCCGTGATCGCGGTCGGCGCCGCGCGGAAGCCGTCGTTGAAAATCTCGAGCGACAGCGGCCCCGTGTAGCCCGACTCGATCACGCGCGCGGTGAAGCGCGCAAGGTCGAAGTCGCCCTGGCCCGGGAACGAGCGGTAGTGGCGGCTCCATTCGAGCACGTCCATCGCGAGTTTCGGCGCATCGGCGATCTGCACGAAGGCGATCCGGTCGCCGGGAATCCCGGCGATCGCATCCGGTGAATCGTCGAGCGAAAGCGTGTGGAAGCTGTCGAGCGCGAGGCCGAGATGCGGGCTGTTCACCGCATCCACGAGTTTCCACGCATGGTCGTA
Encoded here:
- a CDS encoding AraC family transcriptional regulator; the encoded protein is MTTLLAVPPMSLPDTLRNQPDNADLGAMLAHFRLLEPVFDALPDVAFFVKDANGRYALVNRTLAMRCGYKDKRDLLGKTADEVFPRRFGRSYFEQDMATINAGQQLMDQLELHLYPGRQPGWCLTCKEPLRDAAGKVVGLAGISRDLKAHEGSHPAYSRLADVVQHIQDHYVQPLNLKQLAQMAGMSVAQLERYFHKVFHLTPRQVLLKTRLDAATALLITHDKVTDVAALCGYTDHSAFTRQFKATVGVTPTEYRLMLQERAG
- a CDS encoding bifunctional sugar phosphate isomerase/epimerase/4-hydroxyphenylpyruvate dioxygenase family protein, which gives rise to MQRSIATVSLSGTLAEKLAAIQAAGFDGVEIFENDLVYFDGSPADVRRMAADLGLDIVLFQPFRDFEGVSAAQLARNLDRIKRKFDVMHALGTDRILVCSNVSADTIADDGLLVDQLGALAEAARQAGVVAAYEALAWGRVVNRYDHAWKLVDAVNSPHLGLALDSFHTLSLDDSPDAIAGIPGDRIAFVQIADAPKLAMDVLEWSRHYRSFPGQGDFDLARFTARVIESGYTGPLSLEIFNDGFRAAPTAITAADGHRSLLYLEELTRTRLAQDGRAPAAGQPLFAPPAPPAHVGFQFIEFAVDAQAAATVGEWLGRMRFRLAGRHRSKDVTLFQHGAASIVLNAERDSFADAFFQQHGLSLCASAFRVDDAKVAFERAAGFGYAPFSGRVGPNERVLPSVQAPDGSLEYFVDEAPNAPTLYESDFVLTDIDGPSEVGPLTGIDHVCLALPADALDTWILFFKTAFGFEAERSWLVPDPYGLMRSRAVRSADGSVRIALNASVDRHTAVAESLDRYHGTGLNHVAFRTDDIVKTVAAFAADGVPFLRIPPNYYDDLAARYALPDELIDTLSAHHLLYDRDEHGGEFLHAYTELVDNRFSLEIVERRGGYDGYGATNAAVRLAAQAQRRK